In Anaerolineales bacterium, the following are encoded in one genomic region:
- a CDS encoding proline dehydrogenase family protein, translating to MLRNFLIYLSQASWARRLVMALPFARRAARRFVAGDTIETALQAVGRLNGDGLDATLDLLGEHTADEAAANDARLQIQQLLTRLAQSGLRSGISIKLTQIGLKLDEELCARNLKSILETASTHDLFVRIDMEESARVDATLRLYRGMRAAGFDNLGVVIQSALYRSDSDVMELLAEGARIRLVKGAYMEPAEIAYPHKADVDAAFDRQADLLLHESAGVVARGGNGSWPPVAAIASHDEERIRFAREHAELIGLPKSQFEFQMLYGIRNELQRQLVAEGYQVRVYVPFGQQWYPYFMRRLAERPANLWFLLSNLFKR from the coding sequence ATGCTACGTAACTTTCTAATTTATCTTTCTCAAGCAAGCTGGGCGCGCCGGCTGGTGATGGCCCTGCCCTTTGCTCGCCGGGCGGCCCGGCGTTTTGTGGCCGGCGACACGATCGAGACGGCCCTGCAAGCTGTGGGGCGCCTGAACGGCGACGGCCTGGACGCGACGCTGGACCTGCTGGGCGAACACACGGCGGACGAAGCCGCCGCCAACGACGCCCGCTTGCAGATCCAGCAGTTGCTGACGCGGCTGGCGCAGAGCGGATTGCGCTCCGGCATTTCCATCAAACTGACCCAAATCGGCCTGAAGCTGGACGAAGAGCTGTGCGCCCGCAACCTGAAGAGCATTCTGGAAACGGCCAGCACGCATGACCTGTTCGTGCGCATCGACATGGAAGAGTCGGCCCGGGTGGACGCCACCCTGCGCCTCTACCGGGGGATGCGCGCCGCCGGTTTCGACAACCTGGGCGTGGTGATCCAGTCTGCGCTGTACCGCAGCGACAGCGACGTGATGGAGCTGCTGGCCGAAGGCGCCCGCATCCGTCTGGTGAAAGGCGCCTACATGGAGCCCGCCGAGATCGCCTATCCGCACAAGGCCGACGTGGACGCGGCCTTCGACCGCCAGGCCGACCTGTTGCTGCACGAGAGCGCTGGCGTCGTGGCGCGCGGCGGCAACGGCAGCTGGCCGCCGGTGGCGGCGATCGCCTCGCACGACGAAGAGCGCATCCGCTTCGCGCGGGAGCACGCCGAACTGATCGGCCTGCCCAAATCCCAATTCGAATTCCAGATGCTGTACGGCATCCGCAACGAGCTGCAGCGCCAGTTGGTGGCCGAGGGCTACCAGGTACGCGTGTATGTGCCCTTCGGGCAGCAGTGGTATCCGTACTTCATGCGCCGCCTGGCGGAACGCCCGGCCAACCTCTGGTTCCTGCTCTCCAACTTGTTCAAAAGATAA
- the glnA gene encoding type I glutamate--ammonia ligase — protein MAIPAKITRLVKDHKIEMIDLRFADTLGVWQHASVPVSELDSVLEDGMGFDGSSIKGFQNIYDSDLLLRLELDSAHVDPFLSIPTLSFVCTVHDPERGVRYSRDPRFIAEKAEAYLKKSGVADTSYWGPEAEFFLFSHSSYTTDPHNMGFKLDSPEGGWNTGERPGENLGYRIAPKSGYFPLPPFDTLQDVRSEMSLLLRDWGIDVEMHHHEVASAGQCEIDMRFDSLVSMADKVVKYKYVVRNTARRHGLTANFMPKPLFGDNGSGMHVHNSLWKGNTNLFYASASYAELSDLAMYYIGGILTHIDSLLAFCAPTTNSYRRLVPHYEAPVNVAFSKRNRSAIIRIPMYFSGKGHAKSKRIEFRAPDPMANPYFAFPAMLMAGLDGIKRRIDPRKAGFGPLDKNIWDLTGSEKSQIKSVPGSLGESIAALEKDHDYLLVGDVFTEDVLNAWTDLKKAEVQEVALRPTPYEFHLYSGI, from the coding sequence ATGGCAATACCCGCAAAAATCACTCGTTTGGTCAAGGACCACAAAATCGAAATGATCGATCTGCGCTTCGCAGACACCCTCGGCGTCTGGCAGCACGCCAGCGTGCCGGTCAGCGAGCTGGACTCCGTGCTGGAGGACGGCATGGGCTTTGACGGTTCCAGCATCAAGGGCTTCCAGAACATTTACGACTCGGACCTGCTGCTGCGCCTGGAGCTGGACAGCGCCCATGTGGACCCCTTCCTCTCCATCCCCACGCTCAGCTTCGTCTGCACCGTGCACGACCCGGAGCGCGGTGTGCGTTACAGCCGTGACCCGCGCTTCATCGCCGAGAAGGCCGAAGCCTATTTGAAGAAGAGCGGCGTGGCCGACACCAGCTACTGGGGGCCGGAAGCGGAATTCTTCCTCTTTTCGCATTCCTCCTACACCACCGACCCGCACAACATGGGCTTCAAGCTCGACAGCCCCGAAGGCGGCTGGAACACCGGCGAGCGGCCCGGCGAAAACCTGGGCTACCGCATCGCTCCCAAGAGCGGCTATTTCCCGCTGCCGCCTTTCGACACCCTGCAGGATGTGCGCAGCGAGATGAGCCTGCTGCTGCGCGACTGGGGCATTGATGTGGAAATGCACCACCACGAGGTCGCCTCGGCCGGCCAATGCGAAATTGATATGCGTTTTGACAGCCTGGTGAGCATGGCTGACAAAGTGGTCAAGTACAAGTATGTGGTGCGCAACACCGCCCGCCGCCACGGCCTGACCGCCAATTTCATGCCCAAGCCGCTGTTTGGCGACAACGGCTCTGGCATGCATGTGCACAACAGCTTGTGGAAGGGCAACACCAACCTGTTCTATGCCAGCGCTTCATACGCTGAGCTGTCTGACCTGGCCATGTACTACATCGGCGGCATCCTGACCCACATCGACAGCCTGCTGGCCTTCTGCGCCCCCACCACCAACTCCTACCGCCGCCTGGTGCCGCACTACGAGGCCCCGGTCAACGTGGCCTTCTCCAAGCGCAACCGCAGCGCCATCATCCGCATTCCGATGTACTTCAGCGGCAAGGGCCATGCCAAGTCCAAGCGCATTGAATTCCGCGCCCCGGACCCGATGGCCAACCCCTACTTCGCCTTCCCCGCCATGCTGATGGCGGGTCTGGACGGCATCAAGCGCCGTATTGACCCGCGCAAGGCCGGCTTTGGCCCGCTGGACAAGAACATCTGGGACCTGACTGGTTCGGAGAAATCGCAGATCAAGAGCGTCCCCGGCAGCCTGGGTGAAAGCATTGCCGCCCTGGAGAAGGACCATGACTATCTGCTGGTCGGCGACGTCTTCACCGAAGACGTGCTGAACGCCTGGACCGACCTCAAGAAGGCCGAAGTGCAGGAAGTCGCTCTGCGCCCGACGCCCTACGAGTTTCACTTGTACTCGGGTATCTAA
- a CDS encoding ANTAR domain-containing protein, with amino-acid sequence MTKEEIKALQKELDLLYQVAQAVSSFELSEVLNEIVRIAAEVTGGDSVLVYLLDKQEDELVLRASRNPHSALLQKIKLKLGEGITGWVALQQEPVALSQGASKDIRFKGFRSLPEDRFEAFLSVPILGKRGLVGVINVQHKQPHPHAEMEIKLLAAVGKLVGGAVENALLLDETLALKEALAMRKLVERAKGVLMRRRNLSEPEAYKLLQKESMDTRKSIKEVAEAVLLMDKLSFGE; translated from the coding sequence ATGACCAAAGAAGAAATTAAAGCGCTGCAAAAAGAGCTGGATTTGCTCTACCAGGTGGCGCAGGCCGTCAGCAGCTTTGAGTTGAGCGAAGTGCTCAATGAGATCGTGCGCATCGCGGCCGAAGTGACCGGCGGCGATTCGGTCCTGGTCTACCTGCTGGATAAGCAGGAAGACGAACTGGTCTTGCGCGCCTCGCGCAACCCGCACTCCGCGCTGCTGCAGAAGATCAAGCTCAAATTGGGCGAGGGTATCACCGGCTGGGTGGCCCTGCAGCAGGAACCCGTGGCGCTCTCGCAGGGGGCCAGCAAGGACATCCGCTTCAAGGGCTTCCGCAGCTTGCCGGAAGACCGCTTTGAGGCCTTTTTGTCGGTGCCGATCCTGGGCAAGCGCGGCCTGGTGGGCGTGATCAATGTGCAGCACAAGCAGCCGCACCCGCACGCCGAGATGGAGATCAAGCTGCTGGCCGCGGTGGGCAAGCTGGTGGGTGGGGCGGTGGAAAATGCCCTGCTGCTGGACGAAACCCTGGCCCTGAAAGAGGCCCTGGCCATGCGCAAGCTGGTCGAGCGTGCCAAAGGCGTGCTGATGCGCCGCCGCAACCTCTCCGAGCCGGAGGCCTACAAGCTGCTGCAAAAAGAGAGCATGGACACGCGCAAGAGCATCAAAGAAGTGGCCGAAGCGGTGCTGCTGATGGATAAGCTCTCGTTTGGTGAGTAA
- a CDS encoding serine hydrolase: MTLLRIRPRTSFARWFASLMLLGAVVLTTFQLIAYSRDRANFPSGLVVAGVPVGGISRQAAAERLLSVYGLPVELQYGDALIHMPPAQVEFALNLEAMIAAADLERTSSSFWGGFWDYLWGNTSSPSEVPLDARYSEERLRDYLLGEVGTRYDKPPAPAQPVAGTTQFDLGEPGTVLNVDQAMREIEQALFSPSQRTVRLALQESSPARPNLENLQVQLQQIMDVAGYDGLANIYFQDLATGQELHFIYQGGRNLQTEPDITFSAMSLIKIPLLVSAYAHMDQPPTENIQRLLNGMVILSDNASSDALMETVIDPLQAPIRVSEDMQALGLENTFMAGMFRLGSPLLRTFVTPAQARTDVDTDPDPYTQTTPSDMGMLLADMYQCAVSGGGSLLAVFPERITQAECQDMLNLLSQNRIALLLEAGAPEGTRIAHKHGWVTNPNTGVINTMADGGIVFTPTGDYVIVIFLYHPVQLVYDPISRMFASLAEGVYNYYTLPDREFPSD; encoded by the coding sequence ATGACCCTCTTGCGCATCCGTCCCCGTACATCGTTTGCCCGCTGGTTTGCCAGCCTCATGCTGCTGGGGGCGGTGGTACTGACCACCTTCCAATTGATCGCCTACAGCCGGGACCGGGCCAATTTCCCTTCCGGTCTGGTGGTGGCTGGCGTGCCGGTGGGCGGCATCAGCCGCCAGGCCGCCGCCGAACGCCTTCTGTCCGTGTACGGTCTGCCGGTGGAGCTGCAATACGGCGACGCCTTGATCCACATGCCGCCGGCCCAGGTGGAGTTTGCCCTTAATCTCGAAGCGATGATCGCCGCGGCAGACCTGGAGCGCACCAGTTCCTCCTTCTGGGGCGGTTTTTGGGATTATCTGTGGGGCAACACATCCAGCCCCAGCGAAGTCCCGCTGGATGCGCGCTATTCCGAAGAACGTCTGCGAGACTATCTGCTCGGCGAAGTCGGCACCCGCTACGACAAGCCGCCTGCGCCGGCCCAGCCGGTGGCCGGCACCACCCAGTTCGACCTGGGCGAGCCTGGCACCGTCCTGAACGTGGACCAAGCCATGCGCGAAATTGAACAGGCGCTCTTTTCTCCCAGCCAGCGCACCGTGCGCCTGGCCCTGCAGGAGAGCAGCCCGGCGCGGCCCAACCTGGAGAACTTGCAGGTGCAGCTGCAGCAGATCATGGATGTGGCCGGCTACGACGGCCTGGCCAACATCTACTTCCAGGATCTGGCCACTGGCCAGGAGCTGCACTTCATCTACCAGGGCGGGCGCAACCTGCAAACGGAACCAGACATCACCTTCTCGGCGATGAGTCTGATCAAGATCCCCTTGCTGGTCTCGGCCTATGCCCATATGGACCAGCCGCCCACTGAGAACATTCAGCGTTTGTTGAACGGCATGGTGATCCTGTCTGACAATGCGTCTTCAGATGCTTTGATGGAAACTGTGATCGACCCGCTGCAGGCGCCCATCCGCGTCAGCGAGGACATGCAAGCCCTGGGGCTGGAGAACACCTTTATGGCCGGCATGTTCCGCCTGGGTTCGCCTTTGCTGCGCACCTTTGTTACGCCGGCCCAGGCCCGCACCGATGTAGACACCGACCCTGACCCGTACACCCAGACCACGCCCTCGGATATGGGCATGCTGCTGGCAGACATGTACCAGTGCGCGGTGAGCGGCGGCGGTTCCCTGCTGGCCGTCTTCCCGGAGCGCATCACCCAGGCCGAATGCCAGGATATGCTCAACCTGCTCAGCCAGAACCGGATTGCCCTGCTGCTTGAAGCCGGCGCGCCGGAGGGCACGCGCATCGCCCACAAGCACGGCTGGGTTACCAACCCCAACACGGGCGTGATCAACACCATGGCCGATGGCGGGATTGTCTTCACCCCCACCGGCGACTATGTGATTGTGATCTTCCTCTACCACCCCGTGCAGCTGGTCTACGATCCCATTTCGCGCATGTTCGCCAGCCTGGCCGAAGGGGTTTACAACTACTACACCCTGCCGGACCGGGAATTCCCCAGCGACTAG
- a CDS encoding DinB family protein has product MSELAQQLADSLEAEGAKTLEFFEGLQAQDWGAQVYSDGPGWKVHDLLAHFTEVEGSMLRLIRRVSEGGQGVEPGFNIDQWNAEHTAELSDWEQARLLAEFAQRRAATVAFARRLDDASLERSGRHPALGEAQVAQMLRLMYLHLQGHQRDIRRAIKAQQA; this is encoded by the coding sequence ATGAGCGAACTGGCCCAACAACTCGCCGACAGCCTGGAAGCTGAGGGCGCTAAAACCCTGGAATTTTTTGAAGGCTTGCAGGCGCAGGACTGGGGCGCCCAGGTGTACAGCGATGGCCCGGGGTGGAAGGTGCACGACCTGCTGGCCCACTTCACCGAGGTGGAAGGCAGCATGCTGCGCCTGATCCGCCGGGTGAGCGAGGGCGGCCAGGGCGTGGAACCCGGTTTCAACATCGACCAATGGAACGCCGAGCACACCGCGGAGCTCAGCGATTGGGAGCAAGCCCGGCTGCTGGCGGAGTTCGCCCAGCGCCGGGCGGCCACGGTGGCCTTTGCCCGCAGGCTGGACGATGCCAGCCTGGAACGCAGCGGCCGCCATCCGGCCCTGGGCGAAGCCCAGGTGGCCCAAATGCTGCGGCTGATGTACCTGCATTTGCAGGGCCACCAGCGCGACATCCGACGGGCGATCAAAGCGCAGCAAGCCTAA